The sequence GAAGTCGCCGCCGATGTCCATCCCACGGGTCGACGGCAGATACCGCGCGGCGACGGCGAGCCCCGGCACCGTCGGGAGCCGGTGCGGCAGCAGACCGGCCTGGAGATCGTGCGCGAGCTGCTGCTTGGTGTCGTACAGACGGGCGCGGTCCAGCGCCTGCGCGATCAGCCCCGCCAGCGAGGTCAGGACCTGGCGCTCTTCCGGGCTGAAGGTGCGGGGGCGGGTGAAGGCGAGGATGCAGCAGCCGACCGGGCGGCCGGAGACGATCAGCGGCAGGACGGCCCGGGCCGCCTTGCCCGTCAGCCGCGGCAGCCCGGGGTAGTCGCGTTCTATCTCCTCGGGGGAGGAGTAGAAGCTGGGCTCCCCGGTGGCCAGGGCGTGGACGGCGGGGCTGTGGGCGGCGCTCAGGGCGACGCCCTCGAAGGCCGCGACGGCCTGCGCGGGGTATCCCCGGTGGCCGATGGTGCGCAGCCGCCCCGCCTCCGCCGCATACATCAGCATGCCCTGAGCGCCGAAGGCCGGCACGATCTGGTCGGCCACGAGATCGACGACATCGCGCGCCCCCACCGCCTCGGTGAGCGCCGCCGCCAGATGCAGTACGTGGTAGATCTGCCCGGCCTGTACGGGGACCGCCTCGTCCTCCGCGGGGGTAGCCGCCGGGCCGTGCTCCCCGTCCGAGGGGAGGATCCACACGCTCAGGCCCCGGCCGTCCGGGTACAGGCGGAAGGTCAGCCACCGGTCCGGCGGCCGGTGTGCGACGAAGGACATCGTCCGGCGGCTGATCACCGCGGAGCGGTAGCGGTCCTCGAAGACCGGGTCGCGCAGCCACGGCAGGACCTCCCAGGGACGCGATCCGACCAGGTCCTCCACCCGCGTGCCGAGCAGTTCCGCCGCGCCGGAGGTGACCATGGTGACGCGGCCCTCCAGGTCCAGCGCGCAGCCGCCGCCGGGCAGCCGTTCGACGAAATCGACAGCCGCCAGCGCCTCCTGCGGATCGACGGTGCGTACCGGGGGCGGTGACAGCACCCGCGGCGCACCGGCCGGCGCCGCGGAGCCGCCGGCCAGGGGGCTGGTGCGCAGGACGGATGCCAGGCGGCGGCAGCCGTTCTCCACCGCCTCGCGTTCGGCCGGCGACAGCTGCGGTGCGTGGCCGGCCGGCCACAGCAGCAGCAAGGAACCCAGGCATCCGGCCCCGTCGTCGATCGGCGCGGCGGCGAGCGCGAATTCGTAGGGCACGGCCACCGACGTACGGGGAAAGTCACGGGCCAGCTGCTGATGGTCGGCCGCCCACACCAGGTCCTTCCGGCGCATCGCGACGGCCACCGGGATCGGGGCGGCCAGCGCCACCCGGCGCCAGGGCTCCAGCATCCGCAACGGCATCCCGCTCATGACGGTCAGCTGGAGCACCGGCTCATCGGCCGCCAGCAGATACAGCCCGCAGGCGGAGGCCTCGGACTGCATCATCACCTGGAGCAGCGCCCGGTCCACGGGATCGGAGCCGGCCCCGTCGCTCATCTCGTACCTTCACACAGCTGCCGTGGGGAAATCAGAACAATTCTCCTGGAACAGTGCCGACGTTACGCCGTTGACCGGGCCGCGGCACACGAACGCGGGGCGCGGCGGAAACCCGGGGACGCCGGCGACGCCGACTTTGTCACCCCACCGCAGGAACTCCCCGGAAACGGGGCGGTCATACCCGAGGACTGCCCCGTGCGCTGCTTACCATCGCCGGAATAGCCGAAACCGCCGGAATCACCGCATCGCTGAACCGCCGGAAAGAATTCTGGCCGGCTCGCCACCCGTCACCACCATTCATCAGGAGGCTGTATGAGCGCGAAAGCGGGCTCGGAGCGGACGCTGGTCATTCAGCCGGCCGGAGGGACGGGGCAGCATGCCGGTCACCATCAGACCTTCGCCCATCCCCTCAAAGCCCGGCTGATCAGCCGCGGAACCGCAGATCCGGTGGCCGGCGAGCCGGTGACCTTCGTCTGGGACGCCATGAGTCAGCAGGTGCTTTTCGAGGGTGACGAACCCACGGTGACCGTACGCACCGATGCCCAGGGATATGCGCAGACCCCGCCACTCGTGGCGGGTGATGCGGCCGGCACCGCCACCTTCACCGTCACCGCCGAGGGGGCCTACCCGGAGCAGTTCGAGGTCACGGTCGACGGCTGAACCGGCGCTGGGGAAGTCGCATGGAACCGCACGGGCAAGGGTCGGCATACGGACGCCATGAATCCGAGGAGGAGCGGGCGGACCGGCGATGGAGCGAACTCCTCCAAGAGGTCCGGGTCACCCAGACCGGCGTGCAGATTCTCTTCGGATTTCTCCTCACCGTGGTGTTCACCCCGAGATTCGCCACGCTCACCGCCACCGACAAAGCCATTTATGTGGTGACCACCCTTCTCGGCGCCGCCACAACGGGAGCCCTCATCGGGCCGGTGACCTTCCACCGGTTCGTCGCCGGACGCCATATCAAGCCGCAGACGGTCATCTGGGCCTCGCGGCTCACCGTCGTCGGCGTCGTACTGCTGTTGGCGACCGTGGCCTGTGCGCTGCTGCTCATCGTGCGCCTCGCCCTGAACAACGGCGCCGCGATCTGGATCGTCGCGGGACTGATGGTGTGGTTCGTCGTGTGCTGGTTCGCGCTTCCGGCCTGGGCCCGGCATCACTATCCGGCCAGGAGATGACACCGCCGAACTGCGACTGCCGTACAGGACGAGGGAGCACAGTGCATGCCTTTCCGCAAGCGTAGAGACTGTCCGGAGCGCGCGGCGCGGCGGGCGGCGGAACGCGGATTTCGTCGCCTCGACGAACGGCTCCCGGCGGCCGAGGCGGGAAAACTGTTGCGCAAGGCATTCCCGGACCACTGGTCTTTCCTACTCGGGGAACTGGCCCTGTACAGCCTCATTGTGCTCGTCCTCACGGGCATCTTTCTGACGCTGTTCTTCGATCCGGTGATGGCGGAGAGCGCCTATCACGGCTCCTACGGCCCGCTGTACGGCACCCGTATGACCCAGGCCTACGCCTCCACACTGAGACTGAGCTTCGATGTGCGGGGCGGGCTGCTGATCCGGCAGATCCACCACTGGGCCGCCCTGACCTTCGTCTCGTCCATCGGCGTCCATATGCTGCGCATCTTCTTCACCGGCGCCTTCCGCCGCCCCCGCGAAGGCAACTGGATGATCGGAGTGACGCTCTTTCTGCTGGCGCTGCTGGAGGGCTTCTGCGGCTACTCGCTGCCCGACGACCTGCTCTCCGGCACCGGTCTGCGTACCGCCGACACCATCATGGGCTCCATCCCCCTCGTCGGAAGCTATCTGTCCTTCTTCGCCTTCGGCGGCGAATTCCCGGGGAGGGCCATCATCCCGCGCCTCTACACGGTGCACATCCTGCTGGTGCCCGGCATTCTCATCGCGATGGTCACCGCCCATCTCATCCTTGTCGTCTACCTCAAACACACGCAGTGGCGCGGCCCGCGGCGGACGAACCGAAATGCCGTGGGGCAGCCGATGGTTCCTCAGTGGCTCACCAAGTCCACCGGACTCTTCCTCATCCTCTTCGGGTGTATGGCCGTCCTCGGCGCGGTGGCCCAGATCAACCCGATCTGGAATTACGGCCCGTTCCGCGCGGATCAGGTATCCACCGATGCCCAGCCCGACTGGTACGTGGGGTTCCTCGAGGGCGCCCTGCGCCTGATGCCGCCTTGGGAAACCCGTCTCTGGGGCCACACCGTCATGTGGAATGTGTTCCTGCCCGCCGTCGTCCTGCCGGGTGTGTTCTTCCTGGTCCTGTACCTCTATCCGTTCTTCGAGAGATGGGTGACCGGCGACCGGGGGGAACACCATCTGTGCGACCGGCCGCGGGAACGGCATACCCGTACCGCTTTCGGGGTGGCCGGCATCGTCTTCTACGCCGTCCTTCTGCTGGCCGGCGGCAACGATCTCATCGCGTTCGGCTTCGAATTGTCGGTGAGCGCCTTGACCTGGGTGTTCCGGGTAGCGGTCGTGGTCGGACCGCCGCTGGCGTTCGTGCTCACCAAGCGGATCTGCCTCGCGTTGCAGCATCGCGAGCGGGAGCGGCTGGTCGAGGGCGATGAATCGGGGCTGGTGAGCCAGTCGGCCTACGGGGACCTGACCGAGGGACACCAGGCGCTGGCCCGGAAGGAACGGTTCACCCTGCTCGCACGCTCGGACCCGGCGCCGTTGGAGATCACCCCGGCGGGTCCGAAGGGGCTGACCCGGTACGGGCGGCTGCGCGGCGCGCTGAGCCACTGGTTCTACGGCGACCAGGTGGAGATGCCGGTCACCGAGGAACAGCGGGAGGACATCGCCGCGTTGAACGCACCACCGCGTGACTGAGACGGACAGGAGCCTCAGCCGCTGCGCTCCTGGAACTGGAAGACAAACCCGAAGACCCCCGCGGCCAGCAGACCGATGCCGATCAGAAAGACCCACACCCCATAAATCACCCCGAGCGCGGCAATCGCGAAACCCACGGCGGTCAGGGACGGATAGATACTGCGCGGCGGGAAGAAGTCCAGGGGGCCGGAGCGCTGGTACACCTCCGAGTCCTTGTGATCTTCGGGACGGGTGCCGCGTCGGCGGTACTGGATGAAGAGAAAGAACGTCACCAGCGTCGACATGATGAAGGCGACGGTCAATGCGGTCGTTCCCGCCGGTTCCCGGTCCGACCACCAGCCGTAACCGACGGCGGTCACCGCGAAGAAGAGCGCGACACCGCCGAAAAGAAACGCTTCGATTTTCACGGGCTCACTCGCTCAGGGTGTCGGGGGTGGCCGCGCCGTCCGTACCCGCCCCGCCGACCGGTGCCGGCCCGGCGGCCTCCAGCGCGACCTCGGGGTGGTGCAGATCGAAGGCGGGGGAATCGGACCGCACACGGGGCAGCGTATGAAAGTTGTGGCGCGGGGGCGGGCAGGAGGTGGCCCATTCGAGAGACCTGCCGAAGCCCCAGGGGTCGTCCCTTTCCACGCGGGGGGCGTAGCGGCGGGTGCGCCATACGTTGAACAGGAACGGCAGCGTCGAGGAGCCCAGAAGAAAGGCGCTGACCGAGGAGATGGTGTTGAGGGTGGTGAAGCCGTCCGCGCTCAGATAGTTCGCGTAGCGCCGGGGCATGCCCATCTCGCCCAGCCAGTGCTGCACCAGGAAGGTGCCCTGGAAGCCGACGAACAGCGTCCAGAAATGGATCTTGCCCAGTCGCTCATCGAGCATTTTTCCGGTCCATTTAGGCCACCAGAAATAGAATCCGCCGAACATGGCGAAGGCGACCGTGCCGAAGAGCACGTAATGCAGATGAGCGACGATGAAATAGCTGTCGGTGACCTGGAAATCCAGCGGCGGCGAGGCGATGAGCACCCCGCTCAGTCCGCCTAGCAGAAACGTCACCAGAAACCCGATACTCCACAGCATGGGCGTTTCGAAGGAGAGACTGCCGCCCCACATGGTCCCGATCCAGTTGAAGAACTTCACCCCGGTCGGCACCGCGATGAAGAACGACATCACGGAGAAGAAGGGCAGCAGCACGGCACCGGTCGCGAACATGTGGTGCGCCCAGACCGAGGCGGACAGCATGGTGATGGCGATGGTGGCGCCGACCATGCCGACATACCCGAAGACGGGTTTTCTACTGAACACCGGAATGATTTCGGTGACGACACCGAAGAACGGCAGCGCGACGATATAGACCTCCGGATGCCCGAAGAACCAGAACAAATGCTGCCACAACAGGGCGCCCCCGTTGGCGGCGTCAAAGACATGCGCACCGAATTTACGGTCCGCCTCCAGGGCGAGCAGCGCGGCGGTCAGCACCGGAAAGGCCAGCAGCGCGAGAACGGAGGTGAAAAGAATGTTCCAGGTGAAGATCGGCATCCGGAACATCGTCATGCCGGGGGCGCGGAGACACACGATCGTCGTAATGAAGTTCACCGCCCCCAGGATCGTGCTCAGACCGGCCACCACCAGCCCCATCGTCCAGAGGTCCGCGCCCTTGCCGGGCGAGAACACCGGTCCGTTGAGAGGCGCGTAGGCAAACCAGCCGAAGGACGCGGCGCCGCCCGGGATGACGAATCCGGACACCACCATGATGCCGCCGAGGAGGAAAACCCAGTACGTGAAGGCATTCAAACGCGGAAAGGCCACGTCCGGGGAACCGATCTGGAG is a genomic window of Streptomyces gilvosporeus containing:
- the ctaD gene encoding cytochrome c oxidase subunit I; this encodes MTQIERELRGAAAQKDRSVLGRVVLRWITTTDHKVIGNMYMVTAFAFFLLAGALAMVMRAELMRPGLQIVSNEQYNQLFTVHGTIMMLLFATPMFAGFANAVMPLQIGSPDVAFPRLNAFTYWVFLLGGIMVVSGFVIPGGAASFGWFAYAPLNGPVFSPGKGADLWTMGLVVAGLSTILGAVNFITTIVCLRAPGMTMFRMPIFTWNILFTSVLALLAFPVLTAALLALEADRKFGAHVFDAANGGALLWQHLFWFFGHPEVYIVALPFFGVVTEIIPVFSRKPVFGYVGMVGATIAITMLSASVWAHHMFATGAVLLPFFSVMSFFIAVPTGVKFFNWIGTMWGGSLSFETPMLWSIGFLVTFLLGGLSGVLIASPPLDFQVTDSYFIVAHLHYVLFGTVAFAMFGGFYFWWPKWTGKMLDERLGKIHFWTLFVGFQGTFLVQHWLGEMGMPRRYANYLSADGFTTLNTISSVSAFLLGSSTLPFLFNVWRTRRYAPRVERDDPWGFGRSLEWATSCPPPRHNFHTLPRVRSDSPAFDLHHPEVALEAAGPAPVGGAGTDGAATPDTLSE
- a CDS encoding DUF6328 family protein — translated: MEPHGQGSAYGRHESEEERADRRWSELLQEVRVTQTGVQILFGFLLTVVFTPRFATLTATDKAIYVVTTLLGAATTGALIGPVTFHRFVAGRHIKPQTVIWASRLTVVGVVLLLATVACALLLIVRLALNNGAAIWIVAGLMVWFVVCWFALPAWARHHYPARR
- a CDS encoding cytochrome c oxidase subunit 4, producing MKIEAFLFGGVALFFAVTAVGYGWWSDREPAGTTALTVAFIMSTLVTFFLFIQYRRRGTRPEDHKDSEVYQRSGPLDFFPPRSIYPSLTAVGFAIAALGVIYGVWVFLIGIGLLAAGVFGFVFQFQERSG
- a CDS encoding cytochrome b is translated as MPFRKRRDCPERAARRAAERGFRRLDERLPAAEAGKLLRKAFPDHWSFLLGELALYSLIVLVLTGIFLTLFFDPVMAESAYHGSYGPLYGTRMTQAYASTLRLSFDVRGGLLIRQIHHWAALTFVSSIGVHMLRIFFTGAFRRPREGNWMIGVTLFLLALLEGFCGYSLPDDLLSGTGLRTADTIMGSIPLVGSYLSFFAFGGEFPGRAIIPRLYTVHILLVPGILIAMVTAHLILVVYLKHTQWRGPRRTNRNAVGQPMVPQWLTKSTGLFLILFGCMAVLGAVAQINPIWNYGPFRADQVSTDAQPDWYVGFLEGALRLMPPWETRLWGHTVMWNVFLPAVVLPGVFFLVLYLYPFFERWVTGDRGEHHLCDRPRERHTRTAFGVAGIVFYAVLLLAGGNDLIAFGFELSVSALTWVFRVAVVVGPPLAFVLTKRICLALQHRERERLVEGDESGLVSQSAYGDLTEGHQALARKERFTLLARSDPAPLEITPAGPKGLTRYGRLRGALSHWFYGDQVEMPVTEEQREDIAALNAPPRD
- a CDS encoding SpoIIE family protein phosphatase, with the protein product MSDGAGSDPVDRALLQVMMQSEASACGLYLLAADEPVLQLTVMSGMPLRMLEPWRRVALAAPIPVAVAMRRKDLVWAADHQQLARDFPRTSVAVPYEFALAAAPIDDGAGCLGSLLLLWPAGHAPQLSPAEREAVENGCRRLASVLRTSPLAGGSAAPAGAPRVLSPPPVRTVDPQEALAAVDFVERLPGGGCALDLEGRVTMVTSGAAELLGTRVEDLVGSRPWEVLPWLRDPVFEDRYRSAVISRRTMSFVAHRPPDRWLTFRLYPDGRGLSVWILPSDGEHGPAATPAEDEAVPVQAGQIYHVLHLAAALTEAVGARDVVDLVADQIVPAFGAQGMLMYAAEAGRLRTIGHRGYPAQAVAAFEGVALSAAHSPAVHALATGEPSFYSSPEEIERDYPGLPRLTGKAARAVLPLIVSGRPVGCCILAFTRPRTFSPEERQVLTSLAGLIAQALDRARLYDTKQQLAHDLQAGLLPHRLPTVPGLAVAARYLPSTRGMDIGGDFYDLIRLDEGTVAAVIGDVQGHNAAAAALMGQARTAVHAHASAGAPPGEVLARTNRLLTDLDPDLFTSCLYVHIDVRTHRACVASAGHPPPLLRLADRPTTVVDVPPGLLLGIDPQARYLATEIALPPESVLALYTDGLVETPGVDLERSVAQLAERLDAAPRLGPDRLADTLLESRHADADRQDDVALMVLSAERVGPKGACRAGRA
- a CDS encoding Ig domain-containing protein, producing the protein MSAKAGSERTLVIQPAGGTGQHAGHHQTFAHPLKARLISRGTADPVAGEPVTFVWDAMSQQVLFEGDEPTVTVRTDAQGYAQTPPLVAGDAAGTATFTVTAEGAYPEQFEVTVDG